In one window of Paucibacter aquatile DNA:
- a CDS encoding putative bifunctional diguanylate cyclase/phosphodiesterase — translation MKSAGPQLDDDLPARAKVLLVDDDEVNLLMTSAALQERGFDVTSANSGAQALDMIAHMSPDLIVLDAMMPVLDGFETCTRLREIPGFESTPVLMLTGLDDEASINRAYQVGATDFFVKSPQWSLLAGRLRYLLRSSRTRIELERSKARLARAQDLARMGSFEWHLGGGFTLAAEALRVFGRGPQEGLDFIGVMRMIPHEERTLFLRLLRDVIAHNSVLVTDLPVTLLDGRQRVVHIEAEPEFNEHGNANGYTGVMQDVTDRRQAEDRIRQLAHFDALTGLPNRRQLIWRVERAIEQARRGGHEVGLLLIDLDRFKIINDTLGHAAGDELLIEVGRRLRACVRHSDQVMEGMLETIGGRSHRTLEAVGRLGGDEFVALLPEIGDERDAERVAERVLEAMREPIFISGQECFVTASVGIAIYPRDGLTMADLLRNSDVAMYAVKSQGRNAAALYTPQLAGQGREKLELESALHKALERGEIVLHYQPKIDVRAARMVGAEALMRWKRGDKLVPPGDFIPLAEETGLIVPLSEWALKEAARQAKVWQLNFGFSDSIAVNLPSRMFERSDLVEHIHQCVSAYGVPHRAIQLEITENNLMKDLQNVIPALHRLNEVGVEISIDDFGTGYSSLAYLTTLPISEVKIDRTFVRDLGITPQSSAVVTAIIALARAMGLRVIAEGVETLRQMDVLHRLGCSLMQGFLFSKPLPPEEIEQWLAQTVLPRKAPWIAQAHSDFEGDPGGSLGSLSGGPLRPSGGKLL, via the coding sequence ATGAAATCAGCCGGCCCCCAGCTCGACGACGACCTGCCCGCACGCGCCAAGGTGCTGCTGGTCGATGACGACGAGGTCAATCTGCTGATGACCAGCGCCGCCCTGCAAGAGCGCGGCTTCGACGTCACCTCGGCCAACAGCGGCGCGCAGGCGCTGGACATGATTGCCCATATGTCGCCGGACCTGATCGTGCTGGACGCGATGATGCCGGTGCTCGATGGCTTTGAAACCTGCACCCGCCTGCGCGAGATCCCAGGTTTTGAATCGACGCCGGTGTTGATGCTGACCGGCCTGGACGACGAGGCCTCGATCAACCGCGCCTACCAGGTCGGTGCCACCGATTTCTTCGTCAAGTCGCCTCAATGGAGCCTGCTGGCCGGGCGCCTTCGCTACCTGCTGCGCAGCTCACGCACCCGCATCGAGCTGGAGCGCAGCAAGGCCCGCCTGGCCCGCGCGCAAGACCTGGCCCGCATGGGCAGCTTCGAGTGGCATCTGGGTGGTGGCTTCACCCTGGCCGCCGAGGCGCTGCGCGTGTTCGGCCGCGGCCCGCAAGAAGGGCTCGATTTCATCGGCGTGATGCGCATGATCCCGCACGAGGAGCGCACGCTCTTCCTGCGCCTGCTGCGTGACGTGATCGCCCACAACTCGGTGCTGGTGACCGATCTGCCGGTGACCCTGCTCGATGGCCGCCAGCGCGTGGTCCACATCGAAGCCGAGCCCGAATTCAACGAGCATGGCAATGCCAATGGCTACACCGGCGTGATGCAAGATGTGACCGACCGCCGCCAGGCCGAGGACCGCATCCGCCAGCTGGCCCACTTCGATGCCCTGACCGGCCTGCCCAACCGCCGCCAGCTGATCTGGCGCGTCGAGCGTGCCATCGAGCAGGCGCGCCGCGGCGGCCATGAGGTCGGCCTGCTGCTGATCGATCTGGACCGCTTCAAGATCATCAACGACACCTTGGGCCATGCCGCCGGCGACGAGCTGCTGATCGAGGTGGGCCGGCGCCTGCGCGCCTGCGTGCGCCATTCCGACCAGGTCATGGAAGGCATGCTGGAAACCATCGGCGGCCGCTCGCACCGCACCCTGGAGGCCGTGGGCCGCCTGGGCGGCGATGAATTCGTGGCCCTGCTGCCCGAGATTGGCGACGAGCGTGATGCCGAGCGGGTGGCCGAGCGCGTGCTCGAGGCCATGCGCGAGCCCATCTTCATCTCGGGCCAGGAATGCTTTGTCACCGCCAGCGTGGGCATCGCCATCTACCCGCGCGACGGTCTGACCATGGCCGACCTGCTGCGCAACTCCGATGTGGCCATGTACGCGGTCAAGTCGCAGGGCCGCAATGCCGCCGCCCTCTACACCCCGCAGCTGGCCGGCCAGGGCCGCGAGAAGCTGGAGCTGGAAAGCGCCCTGCACAAAGCCCTGGAGCGCGGCGAGATCGTGCTGCACTACCAACCCAAGATCGATGTGCGCGCCGCCCGCATGGTGGGTGCCGAGGCCTTGATGCGCTGGAAGCGCGGCGACAAGCTGGTGCCCCCGGGCGACTTCATTCCCCTGGCCGAGGAAACCGGCCTGATCGTGCCCCTGTCCGAGTGGGCGCTCAAGGAAGCGGCCCGCCAGGCCAAGGTCTGGCAGCTCAACTTTGGCTTCTCGGACTCGATCGCCGTCAACCTGCCCAGCCGCATGTTCGAGCGCTCCGATCTGGTCGAGCACATCCACCAATGCGTCAGTGCCTATGGCGTGCCGCACCGGGCGATCCAGCTGGAGATCACCGAAAACAATCTGATGAAGGATTTGCAGAACGTCATCCCGGCCCTGCACCGGCTCAACGAAGTGGGCGTGGAAATCTCCATCGACGACTTCGGCACCGGCTACTCCTCGCTGGCCTATCTGACGACGCTGCCCATCTCCGAGGTCAAGATCGACCGCACTTTTGTGCGCGATCTGGGCATCACGCCGCAGAGCTCGGCCGTGGTCACCGCCATCATCGCCCTGGCACGGGCCATGGGCTTGCGCGTGATCGCCGAAGGCGTGGAGACCCTGCGCCAGATGGATGTGCTGCACCGCCTCGGTTGCAGCCTGATGCAAGGTTTCCTTTTCAGCAAACCGCTGCCGCCGGAAGAAATCGAGCAATGGCTTGCACAAACCGTGCTGCCACGCAAAGCGCCCTGGATTGCCCAGGCCCACAGTGATTTCGAGGGCGATCCGGGAGGCAGCCTCGGCAGCCTGAGCGGCGGCCCCTTGCGCCCGAGTGGCGGCAAACTGCTCTAG
- a CDS encoding Hpt domain-containing protein, which yields MSTPTPIPSPLAEPVEASLAAAASSCLDPVALDRLRELDPDGHNKLIERVLAAYLKSLDRLLPELAAARGEQLDLNVVRHVSHTLKSSSASLGAMALAERCADIETRARQQQSEGLEGLLDAMLADIQQVKLALASLAPTTP from the coding sequence ATGTCCACGCCCACGCCGATTCCTTCCCCACTCGCCGAGCCGGTCGAAGCCAGCTTGGCGGCCGCCGCGAGCTCCTGCCTGGACCCGGTGGCGCTGGACCGCCTGCGTGAGCTTGACCCCGACGGCCACAACAAGCTGATCGAGCGGGTGCTGGCCGCCTACCTCAAATCCCTGGACCGCCTGCTGCCCGAGCTGGCGGCGGCGCGCGGGGAACAGCTGGACTTGAATGTGGTGCGCCATGTCAGCCACACGCTCAAGTCCTCCTCAGCCAGCCTCGGGGCCATGGCCCTGGCCGAACGCTGCGCCGACATCGAAACCCGCGCACGCCAGCAGCAAAGCGAGGGCCTGGAGGGCTTGCTGGACGCGATGCTGGCCGACATTCAGCAGGTCAAGCTGGCCCTGGCCAGCCTGGCCCCGACGACACCATGA
- a CDS encoding sensor histidine kinase, with translation MNSLSDARASTRRLPRRAAAASLALVLGLLVLAAMAWFITLQDAAHLSVAVVVLTVFCTAVLALLLAGLGWHVGVRLTRQRMHEALREARQHSRLLSQLQTGWQWATDAEHHLVRWQGPRDVLSSQWVGSTHCQTLWERFRLAPGEDLPEGADLREQLSRQAAEFELQLQPIAPELAPGTWVLRGLARWDAQGRFEGYCGTARLLEPEAAAVPSLPPAQASTAWLDAVPGPAWLLSVAPPVVLLAQNAQAAAAGARVGERWQDCQAQFPAELSERLSGQLPKPYTDASGSYALAVLPPLPPPAPPAAVDPGEHESFSYTVSHDLRAPLRVVEGFARILKEDYGRLLDRIGNDHLDRVMGAAARMNSMIDSLLSLSQLSAQPLARQPVDLSQLAGFVVEELRRSAPERSVTVHIQPRMVVQGDPTLLRMVLENLIGNAWKYSAKCAQAQIRFEAQLEEGQWTYRVSDNGAGFDMRFADRLFGVFQRLHSASDFQGTGVGLASVRRIVRRHGGDIWAESAVGEGARFYFTLAG, from the coding sequence ATGAACAGCCTCAGCGATGCCCGTGCCAGCACACGCCGACTGCCCCGTCGGGCCGCCGCTGCGTCACTGGCGCTGGTGCTGGGCTTGCTGGTCTTGGCGGCCATGGCCTGGTTCATCACCTTGCAAGATGCCGCGCATTTGAGCGTGGCCGTGGTGGTGCTGACGGTCTTCTGCACGGCCGTGCTGGCCCTGTTGCTGGCCGGCCTGGGTTGGCATGTGGGCGTGCGCCTGACGCGCCAGCGCATGCATGAGGCCTTGCGCGAAGCACGCCAGCACAGCCGCCTGCTTTCGCAGCTGCAAACCGGCTGGCAATGGGCCACCGACGCCGAGCACCACCTGGTGCGCTGGCAAGGGCCGCGCGATGTGCTCAGCTCGCAGTGGGTGGGCAGCACGCATTGCCAGACGCTCTGGGAGCGCTTCCGCCTGGCGCCCGGTGAAGACCTGCCCGAAGGTGCCGACCTGCGCGAGCAGCTGAGCCGCCAGGCAGCGGAATTTGAGCTCCAGCTCCAGCCGATCGCGCCTGAGCTGGCACCGGGCACCTGGGTGCTGCGCGGCCTGGCACGCTGGGATGCCCAGGGGCGATTCGAAGGCTATTGCGGCACGGCACGCCTGCTGGAGCCCGAAGCGGCGGCAGTGCCAAGCCTGCCCCCGGCCCAGGCCAGCACCGCCTGGCTGGATGCGGTGCCTGGCCCGGCCTGGCTGCTCAGCGTGGCGCCGCCGGTGGTGCTGCTGGCCCAGAACGCCCAGGCCGCTGCCGCCGGCGCCCGGGTGGGCGAGCGCTGGCAGGATTGCCAGGCCCAGTTCCCGGCCGAACTGAGCGAGCGCTTGAGCGGCCAACTGCCCAAACCCTACACCGACGCCTCGGGCAGCTATGCCCTGGCCGTGCTGCCGCCTCTGCCGCCACCGGCCCCGCCTGCGGCCGTGGACCCGGGCGAGCATGAGTCCTTCAGCTACACCGTGTCGCACGATCTGCGCGCACCGCTGCGTGTGGTCGAGGGCTTTGCCCGCATCTTGAAAGAAGACTACGGCCGCCTGCTGGACCGCATCGGCAACGACCACCTGGACCGGGTCATGGGCGCGGCCGCGCGCATGAACAGCATGATCGATTCCCTGCTGTCCCTGTCCCAGCTCTCGGCCCAGCCGCTGGCGCGCCAGCCGGTGGACCTCTCGCAGCTGGCCGGTTTTGTGGTCGAAGAGCTGCGTCGCAGTGCGCCCGAGCGTTCGGTGACTGTGCACATTCAGCCACGCATGGTGGTGCAAGGCGACCCGACCTTGCTGCGCATGGTGCTGGAGAACCTCATCGGCAATGCCTGGAAGTACAGCGCCAAGTGCGCGCAGGCGCAGATCCGATTCGAGGCGCAGCTTGAAGAAGGGCAATGGACTTACCGCGTCAGCGACAACGGGGCCGGCTTCGACATGCGTTTTGCCGACCGCCTTTTTGGTGTGTTCCAGCGCCTGCACAGCGCCAGCGATTTCCAGGGCACCGGCGTGGGCCTGGCTTCGGTGCGGCGTATCGTGCGCCGCCATGGCGGTGACATCTGGGCCGAATCGGCCGTGGGCGAGGGCGCCCGCTTCTACTTCACATTGGCTGGCTGA
- a CDS encoding response regulator, with amino-acid sequence MSSKGKILVVDDDRLVLATLTYGLAQAGFEVIDADNGDDAILLAREHRPELALLDIRMEGLSGFDVAAYLREYLQIPFMFLSAFADEETVAKVKELGAVAYLVKPLDIHQIVPAVEAAFANRRQGGPAEPTPAARREPHPVLDEVQAIAVGVLMHRYSLSRADALARLQKLSASEGRSDTEQARLLVEALEMLAQPANVK; translated from the coding sequence GTGAGCAGCAAGGGCAAGATTCTCGTAGTGGACGATGACCGTCTGGTTCTGGCGACCCTGACCTATGGTCTGGCGCAGGCCGGTTTCGAAGTCATCGATGCCGACAATGGCGACGACGCCATCCTGTTGGCGCGCGAGCACCGCCCCGAACTGGCCCTGCTGGACATCCGCATGGAAGGCCTGAGCGGCTTCGACGTCGCCGCCTACCTGCGCGAGTACCTGCAAATCCCCTTCATGTTCCTCTCGGCCTTTGCCGACGAAGAGACCGTGGCCAAGGTCAAGGAGCTGGGCGCCGTGGCCTACTTGGTCAAGCCCCTGGACATCCATCAGATCGTGCCGGCCGTGGAAGCCGCCTTTGCCAACCGCCGTCAGGGCGGCCCGGCCGAGCCCACCCCGGCCGCGCGACGCGAGCCGCACCCGGTGCTGGACGAGGTGCAGGCGATTGCGGTGGGCGTGCTCATGCACCGTTACTCGCTGTCGCGTGCCGATGCCTTGGCCCGGCTGCAAAAGCTCAGCGCCAGCGAAGGCCGCTCGGACACCGAACAGGCCCGCCTGCTGGTCGAGGCCCTGGAGATGCTGGCTCAGCCAGCCAATGTGAAGTAG
- a CDS encoding PAS domain S-box protein produces MSAQLSAQLSLLPQDLAALRGVFGLISDPVLLLGEALEVLEANPSAQSLLEQAAGLSGGKGLHGLQTSHGGRVGDWLRLASRALLDGRQGPPPTGIKLANGQRALLTLVALEPRADDAARWMLHARPEEKHRGKPAAGKLAGAAAEHPHEGPALSGDAKAREALLRENTERAQAELAQWFEMSPLPMCSFDAQGLLLKVNSAFTALCLQPPSTLHEADPAIQQLLAWENGRLAEALSAHEDGLLTQATLVDPAGRTRWLLGRLRPQAGSSGPARRYLAVLEDRSSEQERDLAHQQLDALMDTAGVGLATFQQDAGWLRPRTPRSPPGGAHLGQAAASQRNSLASLQGVGRDIVEPSSLHEFERLQRALKKGDRIEVRYAVRHPELGRRWLLTRVEPGQLASGKRTTSVVTLDVTAQTQAETRSEQLLHELTTIMDSASLGLAYLRGDQLVRCNGGFEQMLGLPGLQHAGTPVAQLFAALPELAQQVQEALPTLQAQQTFEAEFLQVGSEAAQPRWLSLSLRQVRAASEASELESGPPRESETIAVISDISRLKAQQGELEALVQDRELMFSLSDVGIAILRKGRIARANDALAALTGYRIHELGGLAHEALFESPQDFEHLSAEVREALQRQGLWRGERRVRRQDGSVLWMQVSKRVMRPGAPDEGIIATYVNVDDRWRAQQSLMLQTERERAVLDSVLVGIVTVGRGGIEWMNRSARRMFGGDLSEFAGQPMSIVATPASDHPFRQTHYLDELTEGQTEAFECRLKARDGREFWVVGNVVVTGTRGSGRQLTFALLDIDRRRQAEAQTLQAQASLSRIIEAAPLAISLHDAKTLRVEQINQAAAALAGRTEDELMGASPEDLFGPLQGEMIRRDMLSALSASASTVLQREYRLGEGERERVWDARILHLAGTGDSPDAIDEGTPEQLLLVASDVTEHRAAEEARLQAAISQRELLVREVHHRIKNNLQGVAGLLQQIAARRPEVASVINEAVGQVQAIAQVYGLQVGSSGPLRLRRVVDAIIGSVQRMSGRQIASHIEGLTSERVNDWTLPEAESIPIALTLNELLSNALKHSPAGAVSCTLHCGVDSVSVAITNPGTLPPDFSLAQVPGGVSGLGLVRALLPRRTARLSLEQQGDLVVCRVELLQPSVSLQSEH; encoded by the coding sequence ATGTCCGCTCAACTGTCAGCCCAGCTTTCCCTCCTGCCCCAAGACCTCGCCGCCCTGCGCGGGGTGTTCGGGCTCATCAGCGACCCGGTGCTCCTGCTCGGCGAAGCGCTGGAGGTGCTGGAGGCCAACCCGAGCGCGCAAAGCCTGCTCGAGCAGGCCGCGGGCCTGAGCGGCGGCAAGGGCTTGCACGGCCTGCAGACCAGCCATGGCGGCCGTGTCGGCGACTGGCTGCGCCTGGCCAGCCGCGCCCTGCTGGACGGCCGCCAAGGCCCGCCGCCCACCGGCATCAAGCTGGCCAATGGCCAGCGCGCCCTGCTGACCCTGGTCGCCCTGGAACCCCGCGCGGACGATGCCGCGCGCTGGATGCTGCATGCCCGGCCGGAAGAAAAACACCGCGGCAAACCGGCCGCGGGCAAGCTGGCCGGCGCCGCCGCCGAACACCCCCACGAAGGCCCAGCCCTGAGTGGCGACGCCAAGGCGCGCGAAGCCTTGCTGCGCGAGAACACCGAGCGCGCCCAGGCCGAGCTGGCCCAGTGGTTCGAGATGAGCCCCCTGCCCATGTGCAGCTTCGATGCCCAGGGCCTGCTGCTCAAGGTCAACAGCGCCTTCACCGCCTTGTGCCTGCAGCCGCCCAGCACCTTGCACGAGGCCGACCCGGCCATCCAGCAGCTGCTGGCCTGGGAGAACGGCCGACTGGCCGAGGCCCTGAGCGCGCATGAAGACGGCCTGCTGACACAGGCCACCCTGGTGGACCCGGCCGGCCGCACACGCTGGCTGCTCGGCCGCTTGCGGCCCCAGGCCGGCAGCAGCGGCCCGGCGCGGCGCTATCTGGCCGTGCTGGAAGACCGCAGCTCCGAGCAGGAGCGCGACCTCGCCCACCAGCAGCTCGATGCCTTGATGGACACCGCCGGCGTCGGCCTGGCCACCTTCCAGCAGGATGCCGGTTGGCTGCGCCCGCGCACGCCGCGCAGCCCGCCGGGCGGCGCCCATCTGGGCCAGGCCGCGGCCAGCCAGCGCAACTCCCTGGCCAGCCTGCAGGGCGTGGGCCGCGACATCGTCGAGCCCAGCTCGCTCCATGAATTCGAGCGCCTGCAGCGGGCACTCAAGAAAGGCGACCGCATCGAGGTTCGCTACGCCGTGCGCCACCCCGAGCTGGGCCGGCGCTGGCTGCTGACCCGGGTCGAGCCCGGCCAGCTGGCCTCGGGCAAGCGCACCACCTCGGTGGTGACCCTGGACGTCACCGCCCAAACCCAGGCCGAAACCCGCAGCGAACAGCTGCTGCACGAGCTGACCACCATCATGGACAGCGCCAGCCTCGGCCTGGCCTATTTGCGCGGCGACCAGTTGGTGCGCTGCAACGGCGGTTTCGAGCAAATGCTGGGCCTGCCCGGCCTGCAGCATGCCGGCACGCCGGTGGCCCAGCTCTTCGCCGCCCTACCCGAGCTGGCCCAGCAGGTGCAGGAAGCCCTGCCCACGCTGCAGGCCCAGCAGACCTTCGAGGCCGAGTTCCTGCAGGTCGGCAGCGAAGCGGCCCAGCCGCGCTGGCTCTCGCTGAGCCTGCGCCAGGTGCGCGCCGCGTCAGAAGCCAGCGAGCTCGAGAGCGGCCCGCCGCGCGAGAGCGAAACCATCGCCGTGATCAGCGACATCTCCCGCCTCAAGGCCCAGCAAGGCGAGCTGGAAGCCCTGGTGCAGGACCGCGAGCTGATGTTCAGCCTCTCCGATGTGGGCATCGCCATCTTGCGCAAGGGCCGCATCGCCCGCGCCAATGACGCCCTGGCCGCACTGACCGGCTACCGCATCCACGAACTCGGCGGCCTGGCCCATGAGGCCTTGTTCGAGTCCCCCCAGGATTTCGAGCATCTCAGTGCCGAGGTGCGCGAGGCCTTGCAGCGGCAGGGCCTGTGGCGCGGCGAGCGCCGCGTGCGCCGCCAGGACGGCAGCGTGCTCTGGATGCAGGTGAGCAAGCGCGTGATGCGGCCCGGTGCACCGGACGAAGGCATCATCGCCACCTACGTCAATGTGGACGACCGCTGGCGCGCCCAGCAATCGCTGATGCTGCAGACCGAGCGCGAGCGGGCGGTGCTGGACTCGGTGCTGGTGGGCATCGTCACCGTCGGCCGCGGCGGCATCGAATGGATGAACCGCTCGGCGCGGCGCATGTTCGGCGGCGACCTGAGCGAGTTCGCCGGCCAGCCCATGAGCATCGTCGCCACGCCGGCCTCGGACCACCCCTTCCGCCAGACCCATTACCTGGACGAGCTGACCGAGGGCCAGACCGAGGCCTTCGAGTGCCGGCTCAAGGCCCGCGATGGCCGCGAGTTCTGGGTGGTCGGCAATGTGGTGGTCACCGGCACCCGCGGCAGCGGCCGCCAGCTGACCTTTGCCCTGCTGGACATCGACCGCCGCCGCCAGGCCGAGGCGCAAACCCTGCAGGCCCAGGCCTCGCTCAGCCGCATCATCGAAGCCGCGCCCCTGGCCATCAGCCTGCACGACGCCAAGACCCTGCGCGTGGAGCAGATCAACCAGGCGGCCGCCGCCCTGGCCGGCCGCACCGAGGACGAGCTGATGGGCGCCAGCCCGGAAGACCTGTTCGGCCCGCTGCAGGGCGAGATGATCCGGCGCGATATGTTGAGCGCCCTGTCGGCCAGCGCCAGCACCGTGCTGCAGCGCGAATACCGGCTCGGCGAAGGCGAGCGCGAGCGGGTCTGGGATGCGCGCATCCTGCACCTGGCCGGCACCGGCGACAGCCCGGACGCCATCGACGAAGGCACGCCCGAACAGCTGCTGCTGGTGGCCAGCGATGTGACCGAGCACCGTGCTGCCGAAGAGGCGCGCCTGCAAGCCGCCATCTCGCAGCGCGAGCTGCTGGTGCGCGAGGTGCACCACCGCATCAAGAACAATCTGCAAGGCGTGGCCGGCTTGCTGCAGCAGATCGCCGCCCGGCGCCCCGAGGTGGCCAGCGTCATCAACGAGGCGGTCGGTCAGGTGCAGGCAATTGCCCAGGTCTACGGCCTGCAGGTCGGCAGCTCCGGCCCGCTGCGCCTGCGCCGCGTGGTGGACGCCATCATCGGCTCGGTGCAGCGCATGAGCGGGCGCCAGATCGCCAGCCATATCGAGGGCCTGACGTCTGAGCGGGTCAATGACTGGACCCTGCCCGAGGCGGAATCCATCCCGATCGCACTGACGCTCAACGAGCTGCTCAGCAATGCGCTCAAGCACAGCCCGGCCGGCGCCGTCAGCTGCACCCTGCACTGCGGGGTGGACAGCGTCAGCGTCGCCATCACCAACCCTGGGACCCTGCCGCCGGACTTCAGCCTGGCACAGGTGCCCGGCGGGGTCTCGGGCCTGGGCCTGGTGCGCGCCCTGCTGCCGCGCCGCACGGCACGGCTGAGCCTGGAACAGCAGGGCGATCTGGTGGTCTGCCGGGTCGAGCTGCTGCAGCCCAGCGTCAGCCTGCAAAGCGAACACTGA
- a CDS encoding EAL and HDOD domain-containing protein, with amino-acid sequence MNHPILSALALGYTPLIDRQRMVTATRLTVIPLRPDAQLDAADLLAAVSEVWPAGGPQVILNVLNEGLLQELLRAEAPAHVQFEVPAFMAADAGLGEALRALKKRGNTLLLKGRPSAALPAELNACFAQQVLDQDEEHRAGEASALPRLVAGLRSAADIDGAFGRGAAGVIGWPMQGAYEAPANAPRSEIQADLQVIVELMSRVDQDEDIERLEQTLKRDPSLAFKLLRYLNSAAFGLPVEVSSFRHAIMLLGYPRLKRWLALLLTTASKDHSMRPIMFAALRRGLLMEELAKSMSDSELRDEMFICGLFSLLDHMLKQPFTKLLQSIPMPERVRQALVDGSGPYQPYLELVHAIENESVYDFRAAAEQLMLGAEEINHCVLRALNKAAQLE; translated from the coding sequence ATGAACCATCCCATCCTGAGCGCTCTGGCCCTCGGCTACACCCCCTTGATCGACCGCCAGCGCATGGTCACGGCCACCCGCCTGACCGTGATCCCCTTGCGGCCGGACGCCCAGCTCGACGCGGCCGATCTGCTGGCCGCCGTGTCCGAGGTCTGGCCCGCGGGCGGGCCCCAGGTCATCCTCAATGTGCTCAACGAAGGCCTGCTGCAGGAGCTGCTGCGCGCCGAAGCGCCGGCCCATGTGCAGTTCGAGGTGCCTGCCTTCATGGCCGCCGATGCCGGCCTGGGCGAGGCGCTGCGCGCACTCAAGAAACGCGGCAACACCCTCTTGCTCAAGGGCCGGCCCAGCGCCGCCCTGCCGGCCGAGCTGAATGCTTGCTTTGCCCAGCAGGTGCTGGATCAGGACGAGGAACACCGCGCGGGCGAGGCCAGCGCCCTGCCCCGCCTGGTAGCCGGCCTGCGCAGCGCGGCCGACATCGACGGCGCTTTCGGCCGCGGTGCCGCCGGCGTGATCGGCTGGCCCATGCAGGGCGCCTACGAGGCACCGGCAAATGCGCCGCGCAGCGAGATCCAGGCCGATCTGCAGGTCATCGTCGAGCTGATGTCGCGGGTCGATCAGGATGAAGACATCGAGCGCCTGGAGCAAACACTCAAGCGCGACCCCAGCCTGGCCTTCAAGCTGCTGCGCTACCTGAACTCGGCCGCCTTCGGCCTGCCGGTCGAGGTGTCCTCCTTCCGCCACGCCATCATGCTGCTCGGCTATCCGCGCCTCAAGCGCTGGCTGGCCCTCTTGCTGACCACAGCCAGCAAGGACCACAGCATGCGCCCCATCATGTTTGCCGCCCTGCGCCGCGGCCTGCTGATGGAAGAGCTGGCCAAGAGCATGAGCGACAGCGAGCTGCGCGACGAGATGTTCATCTGCGGCCTGTTCTCGCTGCTGGACCACATGCTCAAGCAGCCCTTCACCAAGCTGCTGCAATCCATCCCCATGCCCGAGCGCGTGCGCCAGGCCCTGGTCGATGGCAGCGGCCCCTACCAGCCCTATCTGGAGCTGGTGCACGCGATCGAGAACGAATCGGTCTACGACTTCCGCGCCGCCGCCGAACAGCTGATGCTGGGGGCGGAAGAGATCAACCACTGTGTGCTGCGCGCCCTGAACAAGGCCGCCCAGCTCGAGTGA
- the flgL gene encoding flagellar hook-associated protein FlgL, which translates to MRLSTANIFDSSIATLQRRQESMQASQQQLTTGKKITKASDDPTGAARSERALSTIGRVDANQRALEASRNGMTLSEAALGDANELLQQMRETMIAAGNASYSDAERAGLANKIAGLRNQLLAIANRGDGAGGYLFSGQGASDPPFLDQAGGVRFNGVSGSIQTGNIDNFPLTVDGRLVFEQARSGNGTFETGPLPNLISVPPGVAPKGWIDAGRTADPSLLTGHNYLIEISGASPAQTITVTDTDLGTPAFSAPFTPGKAITFDGMAVTISGQPVDGDRFEVKPSTNSLKLFDVLDRTVAELRTPLRTGVEISQSNSGRVRDLDAVMTNLQNVRSQLGERLNNLDGTESRMAALKQYNQAERSAAEDLDMVQGISDFQNQQTGYDTALKTYAMVQRMSLFQYLNV; encoded by the coding sequence ATGCGCCTGTCCACCGCCAACATCTTTGACAGCAGCATCGCGACCCTGCAGCGCCGCCAGGAATCCATGCAGGCCTCGCAGCAGCAGCTCACCACGGGCAAGAAGATCACCAAGGCCAGCGACGACCCGACCGGCGCGGCACGCTCCGAGCGCGCTCTGTCCACCATCGGCCGGGTCGATGCCAACCAGCGCGCGCTGGAGGCCAGCCGAAACGGCATGACACTGAGCGAAGCTGCGTTGGGCGACGCCAACGAGCTGCTGCAGCAGATGCGCGAAACCATGATCGCCGCCGGCAACGCCAGCTACAGCGATGCCGAACGCGCCGGCCTGGCCAACAAGATTGCCGGCCTGCGCAACCAGCTTCTGGCCATCGCCAACCGTGGCGACGGCGCCGGTGGCTATCTGTTCTCGGGCCAGGGCGCCAGCGACCCGCCCTTCCTGGACCAGGCTGGCGGCGTGCGCTTCAACGGCGTCTCGGGCTCCATCCAGACCGGCAATATCGACAACTTCCCCCTGACCGTGGACGGCCGCCTGGTGTTCGAACAGGCGCGCAGCGGCAATGGCACGTTTGAGACCGGCCCCCTGCCCAATCTGATCTCGGTGCCGCCCGGCGTCGCGCCCAAGGGCTGGATCGACGCCGGCCGCACCGCCGATCCCTCGCTGCTGACCGGCCACAACTATCTGATCGAGATCAGCGGCGCCAGCCCGGCCCAGACCATCACCGTGACCGACACCGACCTCGGCACACCGGCCTTCAGCGCCCCCTTCACGCCCGGCAAGGCCATCACCTTCGACGGCATGGCCGTCACCATCTCCGGCCAGCCGGTGGATGGCGACCGCTTCGAGGTCAAGCCTTCGACCAACTCGCTCAAGCTCTTTGACGTGCTGGACCGCACCGTGGCCGAGCTGCGCACGCCGCTGCGCACCGGTGTGGAGATCTCGCAGTCCAACTCGGGCCGGGTGCGCGATCTGGATGCGGTGATGACGAACTTACAAAATGTTCGCAGTCAGTTGGGTGAGAGGCTGAATAATCTGGACGGCACCGAATCCCGCATGGCCGCACTCAAGCAGTACAACCAGGCCGAGCGCTCGGCCGCCGAAGACCTGGACATGGTGCAAGGCATCTCCGACTTCCAGAACCAGCAAACCGGCTACGACACCGCCCTGAAAACCTACGCCATGGTGCAGCGCATGTCGCTGTTCCAGTACCTCAATGTTTGA